The genome window AGGAGAGGAGACTGACGAAAAGGAACAGGAACACCCCGATAAGGGCAACCCCGAGCATCTCCTTTTTCAGCTCCACCGATAGGTTCATGCGCCTGCCGTTGTCATGGGCCGGGCCTTCCCCGGCCCCCTTTCCCACCCGAGGACCCGCCCTTCGCGATGAGCTCCTCGATGCGGACCCTCACGTCGTCCATCACCTGTGTCTTTTGAGACCTGTCCATGCCTTCAAGGACGATGGGCTCCCCGACCTCAATGTATATTATGCCTTTTTCCCGGGGAATGAAACACCCTTTCGGCTGGAGCACACTGGAACCGGAGATGCCGACGGGAACGACGGGCACCGCGGCCCGAAGGGCAAGGGTGAACCCCCCCTTCTTGAAAGGAAGGAGCTTTCCGTCGGCGCTTCGCGTACCTTCGGGAAAGATGATGATGGTGGCGCCTTGCCGTATCCTCTGCGCGGCCTTCTCCATGGCCTTTAGGGCCTCACGGGCGTTCTCCCGGTCTATGCTTATGTAGCCCGCTTTCCGTATCGCCCACCCGAAGACGGGGATCCTGAAAAGCTGTCTCTTGGCGATCCATTTGAAGGACAGCGGGAGTGCGGCCAAAAGCGCGTATATGTCGAGGGCGCTCTGGTGGTTCACCATGAGAACGTACGGAGGCGAGCCGAGCCGCGCGAGCCCTTCGATACGAACGTTTATTCCCGCCACCGCGAGATACATCTTTGCCCAGAGGCGGGCCATGCGGTGGATGGTCTCTTCCCTGTCACCGAAAAGGGCCACAAGAAGGGCCACAAGGGAGAGGGTTATCGTCGAGAGGACCAGCCAGACGAGTACGGTGGCCCTTCTCATCCGGTGAGGTCCTCAAGGGAATCGAGGACCGCCGTCACTTCCTCCCGGACCTTTTCACTGAGGTCGTAGGGCGACACGCCCCTCTTGTCGGCCTCGATGATCCTGTCGTTGAGGGAAAGGAATCCCAGGAGCGGCAAGCCCTCCAGGTTCTCGCGGACGAGGGTCTCGTCCTGCCCGTCGGCGATCTTGTTTCCCACAACGTAGACCTTCTTTATCCCGATGTCGTCGGCAAGCCTTCTGACCTGACGGGCCGTCTGAAAGCTGCGCTTGCCGGGCTCGACAACGACGATGAGGGCATCGATGTACTCCGTCGTGCCCCTTCCCAGGTGCTCAAGCCCGGCCTCGAGG of Syntrophorhabdus sp. contains these proteins:
- a CDS encoding 1-acyl-sn-glycerol-3-phosphate acyltransferase, translated to MRRATVLVWLVLSTITLSLVALLVALFGDREETIHRMARLWAKMYLAVAGINVRIEGLARLGSPPYVLMVNHQSALDIYALLAALPLSFKWIAKRQLFRIPVFGWAIRKAGYISIDRENAREALKAMEKAAQRIRQGATIIIFPEGTRSADGKLLPFKKGGFTLALRAAVPVVPVGISGSSVLQPKGCFIPREKGIIYIEVGEPIVLEGMDRSQKTQVMDDVRVRIEELIAKGGSSGGKGGRGRPGP